One part of the Candidatus Mancarchaeum acidiphilum genome encodes these proteins:
- a CDS encoding V-type ATPase subunit, whose amino-acid sequence MDTTYLGKYGQLSCLNTEFLKNSDLESLINLETEKEFLSYLENRFYKVEVQKFSNSYTMPDLYTMIINYHMVSHIKDALQSLPYGGKAFVSAYLNKFDTENIKVILSSKSLNYKVDQFEPFLMINDMPVGYITGSIPEEEYKALMEQPDVEGIVNSLAEYGYGVALMERLEDFRSQGNLIGMFNTLDSYYYTRLFEQFNMYVGSQPSIGNYLRSLVDIHNVSLLAKRIVSSNKDKDIDDLDDFIVDSGSITKQELLNSKFDTIESLAGLNIPGASKAVEAYNRSGLLGSIETEMKYALYNEYLPKLKMSSMGLNTVMYYIIRSEIERDNLRVIMLGKYYDMGNEFIRSNVIKLSNEA is encoded by the coding sequence ATGGATACAACATATCTAGGCAAGTATGGTCAACTCAGCTGCCTAAATACAGAATTTCTCAAGAACTCCGACTTGGAAAGCCTGATAAACCTTGAAACAGAAAAGGAATTCTTAAGCTACCTTGAAAATAGGTTTTATAAGGTAGAAGTGCAGAAATTCTCAAACAGCTATACTATGCCGGACCTTTATACGATGATAATAAACTACCATATGGTTAGCCATATAAAGGATGCGCTGCAATCGCTTCCATATGGAGGGAAGGCTTTCGTGAGCGCATACCTAAACAAGTTTGATACTGAAAATATAAAGGTAATATTATCCTCAAAATCATTGAACTACAAAGTGGACCAATTTGAGCCTTTTCTTATGATAAACGATATGCCTGTAGGGTACATAACCGGTTCGATTCCCGAAGAGGAGTACAAAGCTTTAATGGAGCAGCCGGATGTTGAAGGAATTGTCAACAGCCTTGCGGAATACGGCTACGGTGTTGCCCTTATGGAGCGCCTTGAAGATTTCAGGAGCCAGGGCAACCTGATCGGTATGTTCAATACACTGGACAGCTATTATTATACAAGGCTTTTTGAGCAGTTCAATATGTACGTAGGGTCACAGCCTTCGATAGGCAATTACCTGAGGAGCTTGGTAGACATCCACAATGTCTCATTGCTTGCAAAACGCATAGTATCTAGCAACAAGGACAAAGATATAGACGATTTGGATGACTTTATTGTTGACTCCGGAAGCATAACGAAGCAGGAGCTTCTGAACTCCAAATTTGACACCATCGAAAGCCTTGCGGGCCTAAATATCCCAGGGGCATCAAAGGCAGTGGAAGCATACAACAGGAGCGGCTTGCTTGGGAGCATTGAAACGGAGATGAAATATGCGCTTTACAACGAGTACCTGCCGAAGCTGAAGATGTCAAGCATGGGCCTGAATACGGTAATGTACTATATAATAAGGTCTGAGATAGAGAGGGACAACCTTAGGGTAATAATGCTTGGAAAATACTATGACATGGGAAACGAGTTCATAAGGTCAAATGTGATAAAACTTTCAAATGAGGCTTAA
- a CDS encoding V-type ATP synthase subunit F, with protein MQLEKIAVLGERKIALGFELVGIKDVFISEDPKGMHDKLFEIINGKAYNLILASDSVEKYLGEDELRSIETMMKPVVIFIPVSSDVENKESVEKLAKRILGIDLSNLKNSPAGAKE; from the coding sequence ATGCAATTAGAAAAGATAGCGGTTCTGGGAGAGAGGAAGATTGCACTGGGGTTCGAATTAGTTGGAATCAAGGATGTTTTTATAAGCGAGGACCCAAAAGGAATGCATGACAAGCTGTTTGAGATAATAAATGGAAAAGCTTACAATCTTATACTTGCATCCGATTCAGTTGAGAAATACTTGGGCGAGGATGAGCTCAGGTCAATAGAGACCATGATGAAGCCTGTTGTCATATTCATACCGGTTTCATCGGATGTAGAGAACAAGGAGTCGGTCGAGAAGTTGGCGAAGAGAATATTGGGGATAGATTTGTCGAATCTGAAGAACAGCCCAGCAGGGGCAAAAGAGTGA